One segment of Anastrepha obliqua isolate idAnaObli1 chromosome 3, idAnaObli1_1.0, whole genome shotgun sequence DNA contains the following:
- the LOC129242081 gene encoding odorant receptor Or2-like yields the protein MSFCRKLFNVHLEYMKRVGYLGDRQLAFCLLSLPIFCCFATFYRIYTIWNNFEEVVANLFKVSGLVTITIRSFLVLSKQERFLNFFDDIENWYLDLQIENNEMTMQKLHGFTRKTRRASILLFSIMIICIFCLSSIQMMTSSSKLLVEVQFPGIDLYASPYYEIISVLQALWLAPIVLLTYVSYLCVLMISISFGIFLMKDLQQKLESMSEMNELEALKCIKKCIQRHVLILKYHKDLEALFSVGNFVDVSIFCIIPCVIIVYSNMDYNLAFMITDIQLVFIVTISTYFIFWLANCFCIEGINIAHAAYNCNWIDRNKDFRKHILLIMVIGQKPLELTAGGLKPMNMNSFLAIVRFAYSFFTILKGTKKDN from the exons ATGAGTTTCTGTAGGAAATTGTTCAATGTGCATTTGGAATATATGAAACGAGTTGGTTATTTAGGAGATCGACAACTCGCTTTCTGTTTGCTCTCTCTGCCAATTTTCTGTTGTTTTGCTACATTTTATAGGATATATACAATTTGGAATAATTTCGAAGAAGTTGTggcaaatttattcaaagtttcAGGTCTAGTTACGATAACAATTCGATCTTTTTTGGTGCTCTCCAAACAGGAGAGGTTCTTGAATTTTTTCGACGATATTGAGAACTGGTATCTTGACCTACAG ATCGAAAATAACGAAATGACAATGCAAAAACTACATGGATTCACCCGAAAAACACGACGTGCCTCCATATTATTATTCAGCATCATGATAATCTGTATTTTTTGTCTTTCCTCCATACAGATGATGACCAGTAGTAGCA AACTACTGGTGGAAGTTCAATTCCCAGGCATCGATTTGTACGCAAGTCCATATTATGAGATAATCTCCGTTTTACAAGCCTTATGGCTTGCACCAATAGTACTTTTAACGTACGTTTCATATTTGTGTGTGCTTATGATATCCATCTCGTTCGGCATTTTCCTAATGAAAGATCTGCAACAGAAATTGGAAAGTATGTCTGAGATGAATGAATTGGAAGcattaaaatgcattaaaaaatgcatacaacgCCACGTACTAATACTCAA ATATCACAAGGACTTGGAAGCATTATTTTCTGTTGGAAACTTTGTAGATGTCAGCATTTTTTGCATAATACCTTGCGTCATAATCGTTTATTCAAATATG GACTACAATCTGGCTTTTATGATTACAGACATTCAACTAGTTTTTATTGTAACAATTTCGACATATTTCATCTTTTGGCTGGCCAACTGTTTTTGCATTGAG GGTATAAATATTGCTCACGCTGCCTATAACTGTAATTGGATTGATCGTAACAAGGACTTTCGCAAACACATCTTGTTAATAATGGTTATTGGTCAAAAGCCCTTAGAG